One region of Mucilaginibacter gotjawali genomic DNA includes:
- the ccoN gene encoding cytochrome-c oxidase, cbb3-type subunit I, which yields MQPEKFYYDNKIVRNFGIATIIWGIVGMTVGLFIAIQLYHPAANLDTQYTTFGRIRPLHTNAVIFAFVGNAIFMGVYYSLQRLLKARMFSDVLSNIHFWGWQLIIVSAAITLPLGFTTSHEYAELEWPIDILITVIWVVFGINMFGTIIKRRERHLYVAIWFYIATFVTIAVLHIVNSIELPVSLTKSYMIYAGVQDALVQWWYGHNAVAFFLTTPYLGMMYYFLPKMANRPVYSYKLSILHFWALIFIYIWAGPHHLLYTTLPGWAQSLGVAFSIMLIAPSWGGMINGLLTLRGAWDKVRDDVTLKFMVVGLTAYGMATFEGPMLSLKQVNGFAHFTDWIIAHVHVGAMGWNGFLTFAILYWLIPRIYKTELFSKKLASIHFWIGTLGILFYVIPIYWAGFTQSLMLKEFTPEGLLKYPNFLETTLRILPMYVMRSIGGTLYLGGVILMAYNLFKTMAQGSLVANEAAQAMPLEPLPQHVNEHSWHRALERKPIQFMIIALLVILVGSFVELMPTLTIKSNIPTIASVKPYTPLELQGRDLYIREGCLACHSQTIRPFRSETERYGEYSKAGEFVYDHPFLWGSKRIGPDLAREGGKYPNAWHYNHLMDPRLMSPGSIMPNYDWFITQTLDTSLTAKKINAMRTLGVPYPAGYDKIANRDLDIQAKGIAADLAKNHVKVSSDKEVIAIIAYLQRLGTDIKADKSANNN from the coding sequence ATGCAACCCGAAAAATTTTACTATGACAACAAAATAGTCCGGAATTTTGGTATTGCCACCATTATTTGGGGTATTGTTGGGATGACAGTGGGGCTGTTTATAGCTATACAGCTATATCATCCGGCCGCAAACCTTGACACCCAATACACTACCTTCGGCCGGATCAGGCCATTACACACCAATGCGGTTATTTTTGCATTTGTGGGTAATGCTATCTTTATGGGTGTATACTATTCATTACAACGCTTGTTAAAAGCGCGTATGTTTAGTGATGTACTCAGCAATATCCATTTTTGGGGCTGGCAGCTCATTATTGTTTCAGCTGCTATTACCCTTCCGCTTGGATTTACCACCTCGCATGAATATGCTGAACTGGAATGGCCTATTGATATCCTGATTACCGTCATTTGGGTGGTTTTTGGTATTAATATGTTTGGCACTATTATCAAAAGGCGCGAGCGCCATTTGTATGTAGCTATCTGGTTTTACATTGCCACCTTTGTTACCATCGCAGTATTGCACATTGTTAACTCTATTGAATTGCCGGTGTCATTAACAAAAAGTTACATGATATATGCAGGCGTTCAGGACGCACTTGTTCAGTGGTGGTACGGACATAACGCGGTTGCCTTCTTCCTAACAACACCTTACCTGGGTATGATGTATTACTTTTTGCCTAAAATGGCAAACCGCCCGGTGTATTCATATAAATTAAGTATCCTCCATTTTTGGGCGCTTATCTTCATTTATATCTGGGCCGGCCCTCACCATTTGTTATATACCACTTTACCCGGTTGGGCACAATCATTGGGCGTAGCCTTTTCAATTATGCTGATCGCTCCAAGCTGGGGTGGCATGATCAATGGTTTGCTAACATTGCGCGGTGCATGGGATAAAGTGAGGGATGATGTTACTTTGAAATTTATGGTTGTGGGCTTAACCGCCTATGGTATGGCCACTTTCGAAGGTCCTATGCTTTCGTTGAAACAAGTGAACGGTTTCGCACACTTTACCGACTGGATCATTGCCCACGTACACGTTGGCGCTATGGGCTGGAACGGTTTCCTTACCTTTGCTATTTTGTATTGGTTAATACCGCGAATCTACAAAACCGAGCTGTTTTCCAAAAAATTGGCTTCCATCCACTTCTGGATCGGAACACTCGGTATCTTATTTTATGTGATCCCTATTTATTGGGCAGGTTTCACCCAGTCATTAATGCTTAAGGAGTTCACACCTGAAGGTTTATTAAAATATCCAAATTTCCTGGAAACTACTTTGCGGATTTTACCAATGTACGTAATGCGCTCAATTGGCGGTACGCTATATTTAGGTGGTGTTATTTTAATGGCCTATAACCTGTTTAAAACAATGGCACAGGGAAGCCTGGTTGCCAATGAAGCTGCACAAGCTATGCCGCTTGAACCATTGCCACAGCACGTAAACGAGCATTCATGGCACCGCGCATTGGAACGCAAGCCAATTCAATTTATGATAATTGCGTTATTGGTAATTTTGGTAGGCTCATTTGTTGAACTGATGCCAACCTTAACTATCAAATCAAACATCCCTACTATAGCCAGTGTAAAACCTTACACACCGTTGGAACTGCAGGGAAGAGATTTGTATATAAGGGAGGGTTGTCTGGCTTGCCACTCGCAAACCATCAGGCCATTCAGGTCAGAAACTGAACGTTATGGCGAATACAGCAAAGCTGGTGAGTTTGTATACGACCATCCATTCCTGTGGGGGTCAAAACGTATCGGTCCGGATCTTGCCCGCGAAGGTGGTAAATACCCTAACGCATGGCATTATAATCACCTGATGGACCCCCGATTAATGTCTCCCGGAAGTATCATGCCGAATTACGATTGGTTTATTACCCAAACGCTGGATACTTCACTAACAGCTAAAAAAATCAATGCGATGCGAACTTTGGGCGTTCCTTATCCGGCAGGCTACGATAAAATAGCCAACCGCGACCTGGACATACAAGCCAAAGGCATAGCGGCTGACCTTGCTAAAAACCACGTTAAGGTGAGCAGCGACAAAGAAGTGATAGCCATTATCGCCTATTTGCAACGCCTTGGTACCGATATTAAAGCAGACAAATCAGCTAACAATAATTAA
- a CDS encoding cbb3-type cytochrome c oxidase N-terminal domain-containing protein → MKYFRIFLLLTLTTFGVPAFAQDDHSLLTPETENFIGYGIVVVALLLFIVVMLVLLRTFKVLTKIIMKYEGQSDEQIEAELKPGKQKESKLWLKLLSLKPMSEESNLLLEDEYDGIRELDNPTPAWFMYLFYGTILFAVGYLLNYHVFGTGQLQYAEYKTEMAQADAAKKVYLSHQASQVDENTVKLVTDPTVLASGKTVFMTTCSPCHGAQGQGVVGPNLTDDYWLHGGKINDIFKTIKYGVLAKGMPTWEKQLSPKQISDVANYIKSLHGTNPPGAKEPQGTKETESVTAPAPKG, encoded by the coding sequence ATGAAATATTTCCGTATATTTTTATTGTTGACTTTAACAACATTCGGCGTGCCGGCATTTGCCCAGGACGACCATAGTTTACTGACTCCGGAAACGGAGAATTTTATAGGATATGGCATTGTAGTGGTTGCGCTGCTGCTTTTCATTGTAGTAATGCTGGTTTTGCTCCGTACTTTCAAAGTACTTACCAAAATCATCATGAAATATGAAGGCCAATCGGATGAGCAGATAGAGGCTGAATTAAAACCAGGCAAACAAAAAGAAAGTAAACTCTGGCTTAAACTGCTCTCATTAAAGCCAATGTCCGAAGAAAGCAATTTGCTGCTTGAAGACGAATATGACGGTATAAGGGAGTTGGATAACCCAACACCCGCCTGGTTTATGTATTTGTTTTATGGTACTATACTTTTCGCGGTAGGTTACCTGCTTAATTACCACGTATTTGGCACAGGGCAGCTTCAATATGCTGAGTATAAAACTGAAATGGCACAGGCTGACGCTGCTAAAAAAGTTTACTTAAGCCACCAGGCCAGCCAGGTTGATGAAAACACAGTTAAACTGGTGACAGATCCAACTGTTCTTGCTTCCGGGAAGACGGTTTTCATGACAACCTGCTCTCCGTGTCATGGGGCACAGGGACAAGGCGTGGTTGGGCCAAACCTAACCGATGATTACTGGTTGCACGGCGGAAAGATCAATGATATTTTTAAAACGATAAAATACGGCGTACTTGCAAAGGGAATGCCTACATGGGAAAAGCAATTATCGCCAAAACAAATATCTGACGTTGCTAATTATATCAAATCGTTGCACGGGACCAACCCTCCGGGAGCAAAGGAACCTCAGGGAACTAAAGAAACAGAAAGTGTAACAGCACCGGCACCAAAAGGATAA